One Deltaproteobacteria bacterium DNA segment encodes these proteins:
- a CDS encoding ABC transporter ATP-binding protein, protein MIKMVNLHKSFGPQEVLRGLELEITEGETTVIIGQSGGGKSVLLKHIIGLLKPDLGQVIFEGKDITRMDDRELNEVRKKFGMLFQGAALFDSMTVGENVAFPLREHTKKTDEEIREIVNDRLRAVGLPGVENKMPSELSGGMKKRAGLARAIAMHPQVVLFDEPTTGLDPVTAEAINQLIIETQRQFNLTCVATSHDMKSIFTIGHKIAMLYDGKVVAFGTPEEIRQSSNEVVQQFIHGKLDGPIHMNG, encoded by the coding sequence ATGATAAAAATGGTTAATCTTCACAAATCCTTCGGCCCGCAGGAAGTCCTGCGCGGCCTCGAACTCGAGATAACCGAGGGGGAAACCACGGTCATCATCGGCCAGAGCGGCGGCGGAAAGAGCGTGCTTCTCAAGCATATCATCGGGCTTTTGAAACCCGATCTCGGACAGGTCATCTTCGAGGGAAAAGACATAACCCGAATGGACGACAGGGAGCTGAACGAAGTAAGGAAAAAATTCGGCATGCTTTTTCAGGGCGCGGCCCTGTTCGATTCCATGACCGTTGGTGAAAACGTGGCGTTTCCCCTGCGGGAACATACGAAAAAGACCGATGAGGAGATCCGGGAGATCGTCAACGACCGGCTCAGGGCCGTGGGGCTGCCGGGGGTTGAGAATAAAATGCCCTCGGAACTGAGCGGCGGCATGAAGAAACGGGCCGGCCTGGCCCGGGCGATCGCCATGCATCCCCAGGTGGTCCTGTTCGATGAGCCGACGACGGGACTGGATCCGGTGACGGCGGAGGCGATAAACCAGCTCATTATCGAGACGCAGCGGCAGTTCAACCTGACCTGCGTGGCCACCAGCCATGATATGAAATCCATATTCACCATCGGTCACAAGATAGCAATGCTGTACGACGGCAAGGTGGTCGCTTTCGGAACGCCGGAAGAGATACGCCAGTCATCGAACGAGGTGGTCCAGCAGTTCATCCATGGTAAGCTGGACGGTCCGATTCACATGAACGGGTAG
- a CDS encoding zinc ribbon domain-containing protein, which translates to MPIYEYKCRKCGRQFEILQSITDDDVKRCKYCKGPVDKLMSLSSFHLKGSGWYVTDYGGKKPSTGEKYEETSPSTPKESKETLSPSAKSEKTGE; encoded by the coding sequence ATGCCCATATACGAGTATAAGTGCAGGAAATGCGGAAGGCAGTTCGAAATCCTGCAGAGCATTACCGATGACGATGTAAAACGGTGCAAATACTGCAAAGGACCCGTGGACAAACTGATGTCCCTTTCTTCCTTTCATCTGAAGGGTTCGGGATGGTATGTCACGGACTACGGCGGAAAGAAGCCCTCGACCGGGGAAAAGTACGAAGAAACGTCCCCGTCAACTCCGAAAGAATCAAAGGAAACGTTGTCCCCGTCAGCGAAATCAGAAAAAACAGGGGAATAG
- the alr gene encoding alanine racemase, protein MNAGYATGTGTEQRGSETHRYRSWVEIDLDNFRNNWEEIKELTGPAVGVLQVVKADAYGHGAIEISKAALKNGACCLGVANADEGIQLRISGISAPIVILSPSTYSEIDQIVKYRLIPSVSDVQFARRLNERFESERSKAPVHLEVDTGMGRGGTIYPEAVDMVETVMKLPRIEVAGIFSHLSSSEEEDEEYNRFQWERFRTILEELERRGIRIPLRHISNSGGILNFPSFHLDMVRPGIMTYGIYPSPKTEAKASLAPVMSFKTTIVLIKDFPENYSIGYGRAYVTKRPSRIATIPVGYGDGYGFILSNQAEALIRGKRVPIVGRISMDMCTLDVTDIADCEVGDEVVLMGRQGSEYISANEIARKAGTISYEVLCVLGKRAPRVFVNKGEPGAVEPRLRRIFVPDEEKSFARIDSMIRSCFQARAESVDLGDAIYYEMFETLFGREDRQLELRSGFIYDIRVSDIPPGEGDVRTISDYFRVATHIEYTKVLRNPLFMIGCALNNTQLAALFEEEKCEYRWLIHGRNEEIGEADFTVAAVRIDGQAVPIVRSGNTKRGYEVWCGGDELIEKMNRDVKIEIEIVTKKYKSSNYFSVYLAYPTRGMEINFHYGETDLKNVREVSFFAGRHPYPDVSIDRGRSVTLKISDDDWVFPNSGVTFLWEL, encoded by the coding sequence ATGAATGCGGGATATGCCACGGGAACGGGGACAGAACAACGGGGATCGGAAACTCACAGATACCGGAGCTGGGTCGAGATCGACCTCGACAATTTCAGGAACAACTGGGAAGAGATCAAAGAGCTGACGGGACCGGCGGTCGGCGTCCTTCAGGTGGTAAAGGCGGACGCTTACGGCCATGGGGCCATTGAGATATCAAAGGCAGCCCTGAAGAACGGCGCCTGTTGTCTCGGCGTCGCCAACGCCGATGAAGGGATACAGCTCAGGATCAGCGGTATCAGCGCTCCCATCGTGATCCTGAGTCCTTCCACCTATTCGGAAATAGATCAGATCGTCAAGTACCGGCTGATACCTTCGGTCTCGGATGTTCAGTTCGCGAGGCGGCTCAACGAACGGTTCGAATCTGAGCGTTCAAAGGCCCCCGTTCATCTTGAGGTTGACACGGGAATGGGGCGGGGCGGCACGATCTATCCCGAAGCGGTGGACATGGTGGAAACCGTCATGAAACTTCCCCGCATCGAGGTGGCGGGCATCTTCTCCCATCTGTCATCAAGTGAAGAGGAAGACGAGGAATACAATCGTTTCCAGTGGGAACGGTTCCGCACGATACTGGAGGAACTTGAACGGAGAGGGATCAGGATACCCCTGCGCCATATTTCGAACAGCGGCGGTATCCTGAACTTCCCTTCCTTTCATCTGGATATGGTGCGGCCCGGTATCATGACCTACGGAATTTACCCGTCGCCGAAAACGGAGGCAAAAGCGTCACTGGCGCCGGTGATGAGTTTCAAGACCACCATCGTGCTGATAAAGGACTTTCCGGAGAACTACAGCATCGGGTACGGTCGCGCCTACGTCACGAAACGGCCGTCGCGCATTGCAACGATACCCGTCGGGTACGGCGACGGCTACGGGTTCATCCTTTCGAACCAGGCCGAGGCCCTGATACGGGGGAAACGGGTACCCATCGTGGGCCGCATATCCATGGATATGTGCACCCTTGATGTCACGGACATTGCGGATTGCGAGGTGGGTGACGAGGTGGTCCTCATGGGGCGGCAGGGCAGCGAGTATATCAGCGCCAATGAGATCGCCCGGAAGGCGGGGACGATCAGCTATGAAGTGCTGTGCGTCCTGGGAAAACGGGCCCCGCGGGTCTTCGTCAACAAGGGAGAGCCCGGCGCTGTGGAACCGAGGCTGCGGAGAATATTTGTGCCCGATGAAGAAAAATCATTTGCCCGGATAGACAGCATGATACGCAGTTGTTTCCAGGCGAGGGCGGAAAGCGTCGATCTGGGCGATGCCATATATTATGAGATGTTTGAGACGCTCTTCGGCAGGGAGGACCGGCAGCTCGAGCTGCGGAGCGGGTTCATATACGACATCAGGGTGAGCGATATTCCCCCGGGCGAAGGCGACGTACGGACCATCAGTGATTATTTCCGGGTGGCGACGCATATCGAATACACGAAGGTGCTGAGAAATCCCCTGTTCATGATCGGCTGCGCCCTGAACAACACCCAGCTCGCGGCGCTCTTTGAAGAGGAGAAATGTGAGTACCGGTGGCTTATCCATGGCAGGAACGAAGAGATCGGTGAGGCGGATTTTACCGTCGCGGCCGTCCGGATCGACGGCCAGGCGGTTCCCATCGTCCGCTCCGGCAACACTAAGCGGGGCTATGAGGTCTGGTGCGGCGGCGACGAGCTGATCGAAAAAATGAACCGGGACGTGAAAATAGAGATTGAGATTGTCACGAAAAAGTATAAAAGCAGCAATTATTTTTCCGTATATCTGGCCTACCCGACACGGGGCATGGAGATCAACTTCCACTACGGGGAAACGGATCTCAAGAACGTCCGGGAGGTGAGCTTTTTTGCCGGCAGGCACCCCTATCCGGATGTTTCCATCGACAGGGGCCGGTCGGTGACATTGAAGATCAGTGACGATGACTGGGTCTTTCCGAACAGCGGCGTCACCTTTCTCTGGGAACTGTGA
- a CDS encoding ABC transporter permease — MNSTAALLDKLGRLVLNHVEEMGKILIFFLSTVRWAVRPPLKLRLIFKQMEFVGVKSTFVVVLTGTFTGMVMALQGYYGFSMFNAESLVGSTVALGLTRELGPVLTALMVTARAGSAMAAELGSMRVTEQIDALSVMAANPMKYLVVPRIVAGVIMLPILTILSDFVGILGGYFVGVSVLGINAGAFVNNIYDMVGLDDIYNGLIKAAVFGFILSLFGCYKGFNNEGGAEGVGKATTEAVVLSSVYILVSDYFLTAIMF; from the coding sequence ATGAACAGCACAGCGGCGTTGCTCGACAAACTGGGACGACTGGTCCTCAACCACGTGGAGGAGATGGGAAAGATACTCATCTTCTTTCTTTCCACCGTGAGATGGGCCGTTCGTCCTCCCTTGAAACTGCGTCTCATATTCAAACAGATGGAGTTTGTGGGAGTCAAATCGACCTTCGTGGTGGTTCTGACCGGGACCTTCACGGGCATGGTCATGGCGTTGCAGGGATACTACGGTTTCAGCATGTTCAATGCCGAGAGCCTCGTCGGATCCACCGTGGCGCTGGGATTGACGCGCGAACTGGGGCCGGTCCTGACCGCTCTCATGGTGACCGCCCGGGCCGGGTCGGCAATGGCAGCCGAGCTGGGAAGCATGCGGGTCACCGAACAGATAGACGCACTGTCGGTAATGGCGGCGAATCCCATGAAGTACCTCGTCGTTCCCCGGATCGTCGCCGGCGTGATCATGCTTCCGATCCTTACTATTCTCTCCGACTTTGTCGGGATCCTGGGAGGATATTTCGTCGGTGTTTCCGTGCTGGGCATCAATGCCGGCGCTTTTGTGAACAACATCTATGACATGGTCGGCCTTGACGATATCTACAACGGGCTCATCAAGGCCGCCGTTTTCGGCTTTATCCTGTCCCTCTTCGGCTGTTACAAGGGATTCAATAATGAAGGAGGCGCCGAGGGAGTCGGCAAGGCCACGACGGAAGCCGTGGTGCTCTCGTCGGTGTATATCCTGGTAAGTGATTATTTCCTGACGGCGATTATGTTCTGA
- a CDS encoding adenylate/guanylate cyclase domain-containing protein, translated as MKNLLKKLVTISPLKISWLVIIIVAALFIMNVAFFNFLELKSLDLRMISRGVGTPGDETLIAAVDEKSLSELGQWPWSRTVIARLIDTLREYGAKAVGFDVVFAEPDETSSAEEIEAISNDIRGLGFEDVRVLRLLEEKRAAADTDAVLSEALRRAGNVILGYFFHTGASDIGHLSEDDLRRGQEYIAGSKYKIVQIRGNPANLPVIRAYGVVPNIEPLSRSARAGGYFNFVPDVDGTNRWCPLVIQFGDDFYPPLSIAVLQQYLEGTMPALRIEEYGVDGVALGNIDIPTNESGKMLINYLGPAKTFPHYSVTDILHGRLDPELFRGRIVLVGATATGIYDLRVTPYSPVYPGVEMHATVIDNILHGNFIHRPGWIALLDLLTILLLGLITGVLISRMRAVWGLIVCILILALYMAGNTCVFSAFNVWLNMVYPVLTVLAVYVGITVYKYVTEERGKKKIRGAFQYYLTASVINEMLKDPSKLKLGGDKKDLSVLFSDIRGFTSISEKLTPEELVHLLNEYLTAMTDIVFKYDGLLDKYMGDAIMAVFGAPLDQPDHSFRACNTALDMMAELKKLQKKWEQEGRPVLDIGVGINSGDMVVGNMGSEMRFDYTVMGDSVNLGSRLEGINKEYGTNIVISEYTYEKVRDKLLCRQLDAVKVKGKALPVKIYELMGKQGEDGDWAALAAAFEKGLEKYRNCQWDEAIAAFEGVLAMAPGDGPSRLYISRCRELKENPPGDDWDGVFTMTRK; from the coding sequence ATGAAAAATCTATTAAAAAAGCTTGTTACGATCTCACCTTTGAAGATCAGCTGGCTGGTGATCATCATTGTTGCGGCCCTTTTCATCATGAATGTGGCCTTTTTTAATTTTCTCGAGCTGAAGAGCCTTGATCTGCGAATGATATCGCGGGGTGTCGGGACCCCCGGTGACGAGACGCTTATTGCCGCCGTTGATGAGAAAAGCCTGAGCGAACTGGGCCAGTGGCCCTGGTCACGGACGGTGATCGCCCGGCTTATCGATACACTGCGGGAATACGGCGCGAAGGCGGTGGGATTCGACGTGGTCTTTGCCGAACCCGACGAGACATCGTCCGCCGAAGAGATCGAAGCGATCTCGAATGATATCCGGGGCCTCGGTTTTGAAGACGTGCGGGTCCTGCGTCTGCTGGAGGAAAAAAGAGCCGCCGCCGATACGGATGCCGTCCTTTCCGAGGCGTTGCGCCGTGCAGGGAACGTGATTCTCGGTTATTTCTTTCATACCGGCGCGAGTGATATCGGTCATCTCAGCGAGGATGACCTCCGGAGAGGTCAGGAATACATCGCCGGTTCGAAATACAAGATCGTTCAGATCAGGGGGAACCCGGCGAACCTTCCCGTCATCAGGGCGTATGGTGTCGTACCGAACATCGAACCCCTTTCACGTTCGGCGCGTGCCGGCGGATATTTCAATTTTGTTCCCGATGTTGATGGAACAAACCGCTGGTGTCCGCTGGTGATTCAATTCGGTGATGACTTCTACCCGCCCCTGTCAATCGCGGTCCTTCAGCAATACCTTGAGGGGACCATGCCGGCCCTGCGGATCGAGGAATACGGTGTTGACGGGGTTGCGCTGGGTAACATCGACATCCCGACGAACGAATCGGGAAAGATGCTCATTAATTATCTGGGACCGGCAAAGACCTTCCCACACTATTCGGTCACCGATATCCTCCACGGGCGGCTGGATCCCGAACTTTTCAGAGGCAGGATCGTTCTCGTGGGCGCCACGGCGACGGGGATCTATGACCTGCGGGTGACCCCTTACAGCCCTGTCTATCCCGGCGTCGAGATGCATGCCACGGTGATCGATAATATTCTTCATGGAAATTTCATCCACCGGCCGGGCTGGATCGCCCTGCTGGACCTTCTGACCATCCTTTTGCTGGGGCTTATCACGGGGGTGTTGATCTCCCGGATGCGTGCCGTGTGGGGGCTCATCGTCTGCATCCTGATCCTCGCCCTCTATATGGCCGGTAACACCTGTGTCTTCAGCGCTTTCAATGTCTGGCTCAACATGGTGTATCCCGTACTGACCGTTCTCGCCGTATATGTGGGGATCACGGTTTACAAGTACGTTACGGAAGAACGTGGGAAAAAGAAGATCCGCGGCGCGTTCCAGTATTATCTGACCGCCTCCGTCATAAACGAAATGCTGAAGGACCCCTCGAAATTGAAGCTGGGCGGGGACAAGAAAGACCTCTCGGTGCTCTTTTCCGATATTCGCGGATTCACATCGATCTCCGAAAAGCTGACGCCGGAAGAACTGGTCCACCTCCTCAACGAATACCTGACGGCTATGACCGATATCGTTTTCAAGTATGACGGACTCCTCGACAAATACATGGGAGACGCCATCATGGCCGTGTTCGGGGCGCCCCTGGACCAGCCCGATCATTCCTTCAGGGCCTGCAATACCGCCCTCGACATGATGGCGGAACTGAAGAAACTCCAGAAGAAATGGGAACAGGAAGGCCGCCCGGTTCTCGATATCGGCGTCGGTATCAACTCAGGTGACATGGTCGTGGGGAACATGGGTTCCGAGATGCGTTTCGATTACACCGTCATGGGAGACAGCGTGAATCTCGGGTCCCGGCTTGAAGGGATAAACAAGGAATACGGAACGAATATCGTCATCAGCGAATATACCTATGAGAAGGTGAGGGACAAACTCCTCTGCCGGCAGCTGGACGCCGTGAAAGTAAAGGGAAAGGCGCTTCCCGTCAAGATATACGAGCTCATGGGTAAACAGGGAGAGGACGGAGACTGGGCGGCCCTTGCCGCCGCTTTTGAGAAGGGACTGGAAAAATACAGGAACTGTCAATGGGATGAGGCTATTGCCGCCTTTGAAGGCGTGCTTGCCATGGCTCCCGGTGACGGTCCGTCCCGTTTGTACATCAGCCGGTGCCGCGAGCTTAAGGAAAACCCGCCCGGCGACGACTGGGACGGTGTGTTCACCATGACCAGGAAATAA
- a CDS encoding D-alanine--D-alanine ligase, which translates to MEKTRVGIILGGMSSEREVSLNSGRNVFDNMDRERYEPVPLFMDSAGMLWHIPWQLVSQNTTVDVEERLEKEARRMPYEGLRDHIDFAFIALHGKYGDDGCIQGLLELLNIPYTGPGVLASALGMDKHIQQKILRAAGLHVPESRVVERSEWEHDAGSVSSSILDTFGIPCVTKPTREGSSIGVTIIRDESMLPQAMETAFQWDRRVLVEEFLSGTEFSCIVLEEDGTPRPLSVTEIHPRDMYFSYDDKYMPGRCRKFTPPRTIDPDVVERIKEEVVRAFEALGFRSYGRIDGFILESGEVMITDPNSSSGMAPSSFFFEQAAEEGMLPSMIITRLIECSRQVHAEKKGPL; encoded by the coding sequence ATGGAAAAAACGCGTGTAGGGATCATACTGGGCGGCATGTCCTCGGAACGGGAGGTCTCTCTCAACAGTGGAAGGAACGTGTTCGACAACATGGACCGGGAACGCTATGAACCGGTGCCGCTCTTCATGGATTCGGCGGGAATGCTCTGGCATATCCCCTGGCAGCTTGTATCGCAGAATACCACGGTGGATGTGGAGGAACGCCTGGAGAAGGAGGCCCGGAGAATGCCTTACGAGGGGCTGAGGGACCATATCGACTTCGCGTTCATAGCGCTTCACGGAAAATACGGCGATGACGGCTGCATCCAGGGGTTGCTGGAGCTTTTGAACATACCCTATACGGGACCCGGCGTGCTCGCCTCCGCCCTGGGGATGGACAAGCACATACAGCAGAAAATCCTCCGGGCGGCGGGTCTTCATGTCCCCGAGAGCCGGGTCGTGGAGCGTTCCGAGTGGGAGCACGATGCCGGCTCCGTGAGCTCGAGCATACTGGACACCTTCGGCATTCCCTGCGTGACGAAACCGACCCGCGAGGGTTCAAGTATCGGCGTTACCATCATCCGGGATGAGAGCATGCTGCCGCAGGCCATGGAAACCGCCTTTCAATGGGACCGGCGGGTTCTCGTCGAAGAGTTCCTGTCGGGAACGGAGTTCTCCTGCATCGTCCTGGAGGAGGACGGGACCCCCCGGCCGCTCAGCGTTACCGAGATCCATCCCCGGGACATGTACTTCTCCTATGATGACAAGTACATGCCCGGACGCTGCCGGAAGTTCACGCCGCCCCGTACGATCGACCCCGACGTGGTGGAACGGATAAAGGAGGAAGTGGTCAGGGCCTTCGAAGCCCTGGGATTCAGGTCCTACGGCAGGATCGACGGGTTCATCCTGGAGTCGGGCGAGGTGATGATCACCGATCCCAATTCATCATCGGGCATGGCGCCCTCGTCCTTTTTCTTTGAGCAGGCCGCGGAAGAGGGAATGCTTCCCTCCATGATCATCACCAGGCTGATCGAATGTTCCCGGCAGGTCCATGCGGAGAAGAAGGGGCCCCTCTGA
- a CDS encoding MCE family protein encodes MFASISTEAKVGLFILVALIILAYMSFQVGERRIGFKKGYVVSATFDNVSGLERDASVRIAGVEVGRVQEIILLDGKARVTMRIIPEVRLEKDARILIKAYGILGDKYIEIVSGSAEEGYIGDGGEITKVEQQVDLDRLLRDLGVIAGDIMAITDSLKQVIGGEEGTANLRDIVTNTRNLTDNLNRVVSENREEVNQMIGRLNNASEKMEKTFTALNEIMDRINRGEGTIGKLVEDERIFDNLNDTAASLREITDKINRGEGSIGKLVNDDETVNNLNAGLKSIDKSMEGISSYLSKAERFRTSIGYRHEYLFDDGDSKGYVELRISPREDKFYILGLVADPRGRRTEKERWIDGKYSEEVIWEKGGLLFNAQIGKRFKDIALRGGLLESTGGFGIDLFTLDDDLKFTFEAFDFDKDRNPHLKAYAGYRLFKHIFLTAGWDDFVSDEGNESPFAGVSIHFDDDDLKYIMSSAPLPK; translated from the coding sequence ATGTTTGCATCAATCAGTACGGAAGCGAAGGTCGGGTTGTTCATCCTGGTGGCGCTCATAATCCTGGCATACATGTCATTCCAGGTGGGAGAGCGCAGGATCGGATTCAAGAAAGGCTATGTGGTGAGCGCCACGTTCGACAATGTGTCCGGTCTTGAGCGGGATGCGTCGGTCCGCATCGCCGGTGTGGAAGTAGGGCGGGTGCAGGAGATCATTCTGCTCGACGGCAAGGCGCGGGTGACCATGAGGATCATTCCGGAGGTCCGCCTCGAAAAGGATGCCCGGATACTCATCAAGGCATACGGGATCCTTGGTGACAAATATATCGAGATCGTGTCGGGTTCCGCCGAGGAGGGCTATATCGGGGACGGCGGGGAGATCACCAAAGTGGAGCAGCAGGTCGACCTCGACAGGCTTCTGCGCGACCTGGGCGTGATCGCCGGGGATATCATGGCCATAACGGATTCCTTAAAACAGGTGATCGGCGGTGAGGAGGGGACGGCGAATCTTCGTGATATAGTCACCAACACCAGGAATTTGACCGATAACCTGAATCGTGTCGTCTCTGAGAACAGGGAAGAAGTGAACCAGATGATCGGTCGTCTGAACAATGCTTCCGAAAAGATGGAGAAGACCTTTACCGCCCTGAACGAGATAATGGACAGAATAAACCGTGGTGAGGGAACTATCGGAAAACTGGTGGAAGACGAACGGATCTTCGACAATCTGAACGATACGGCGGCATCGCTCCGGGAGATAACGGACAAGATCAACCGGGGCGAGGGCAGCATCGGCAAGCTCGTCAATGATGACGAGACCGTGAACAACCTCAACGCGGGCCTGAAGAGCATAGACAAAAGCATGGAGGGCATCAGTTCATACCTTTCCAAGGCGGAGCGGTTCCGGACATCCATCGGGTACCGGCATGAATATCTCTTCGACGACGGTGATTCAAAGGGATACGTTGAACTGCGGATCAGCCCCCGGGAGGATAAATTTTACATTCTCGGTCTCGTTGCCGACCCACGGGGGCGGCGGACGGAAAAGGAGCGGTGGATAGACGGGAAGTACAGCGAGGAGGTAATCTGGGAAAAAGGCGGCCTTCTCTTCAACGCGCAGATTGGGAAGCGGTTCAAGGACATCGCCTTGCGGGGGGGATTGCTCGAGTCCACGGGCGGTTTCGGCATCGATCTTTTCACCCTCGATGATGATCTGAAATTCACGTTTGAGGCCTTTGATTTTGACAAGGACCGGAATCCGCACCTGAAAGCCTATGCCGGCTATCGCCTTTTTAAACATATCTTTCTCACGGCGGGCTGGGATGATTTTGTCAGCGACGAGGGGAACGAATCACCCTTCGCGGGAGTATCCATTCATTTCGACGATGATGATCTGAAATACATCATGAGCAGCGCGCCGCTTCCCAAATGA
- a CDS encoding D-alanine--D-alanine ligase, whose product MVMKKNGKIRVGVILGGMSSEREISLESGRNIHSKLNREKYEPLALFMDPRGALWEIPIKLLMRNSTQDIEMDLEGEARRVPYEDLGNHVDIVYIGLHGKYGEDGCLQGLLELLNIPYVGSGVLASALGMDKYNARRILEIEGIEVPKTLPVTARAWKDSRQEIQKRVKETIGFPCVVKPSREGCSTAVMKVVTSEGIDAAMEAALVWDPLVLVEEFLEGMEVTCGVLGNDEPRALTPSETIPTTDILTLEDKFLYGQGENKTPARLPETVLKKIQETAVRVFKALGLNVYARIDMFVLKDGRVVVLEPNTLPGMTPSTVLFHQAAESGISQTELMDRVIDLSFEAHRNKRGPL is encoded by the coding sequence ATGGTGATGAAAAAGAACGGAAAGATCCGGGTCGGTGTTATTCTGGGAGGGATGTCCTCGGAGAGGGAGATCTCCCTTGAGAGCGGGAGAAACATACATAGCAAACTGAACCGGGAAAAATACGAACCCCTGGCGTTGTTCATGGATCCCCGGGGTGCCCTCTGGGAGATTCCCATCAAGCTTCTGATGCGTAATTCGACGCAGGATATCGAGATGGACCTGGAAGGGGAGGCCCGGCGGGTTCCCTATGAAGACCTGGGGAACCATGTCGATATTGTCTATATCGGGCTTCACGGCAAGTACGGGGAGGACGGGTGCCTGCAGGGGCTCCTGGAACTCCTGAACATACCCTACGTGGGATCGGGCGTGCTCGCCTCCGCCCTGGGCATGGACAAGTATAACGCGCGGCGTATCCTCGAGATCGAGGGGATCGAGGTGCCGAAAACCCTGCCGGTTACCGCGAGAGCATGGAAAGATTCTCGACAGGAGATACAGAAAAGGGTAAAAGAAACAATCGGTTTTCCCTGTGTCGTGAAGCCTTCCCGGGAAGGGTGCAGCACGGCCGTCATGAAGGTGGTTACGTCCGAAGGGATCGATGCCGCTATGGAAGCGGCCCTTGTCTGGGATCCGCTGGTCCTGGTGGAGGAATTTCTCGAAGGTATGGAGGTGACCTGTGGTGTCCTTGGAAACGACGAGCCCAGGGCCCTGACTCCCTCCGAAACGATTCCGACGACGGACATCCTGACCCTTGAAGACAAGTTTCTGTACGGTCAGGGAGAGAACAAGACGCCGGCGCGACTTCCCGAAACGGTTCTGAAAAAAATTCAGGAGACGGCGGTGAGGGTATTCAAGGCACTCGGCCTCAACGTGTATGCCAGGATCGATATGTTCGTTCTCAAGGACGGCCGTGTGGTGGTGCTGGAACCGAATACTCTTCCCGGAATGACGCCGTCCACGGTACTCTTTCACCAGGCGGCGGAATCGGGGATCAGCCAGACCGAACTGATGGACCGGGTGATCGATCTCTCGTTCGAGGCGCACCGGAACAAGCGGGGACCCCTGTAA
- a CDS encoding sugar kinase, which yields MLGIAGTVPEEDFPLVRGEALLNGDTITLCGRTVHVNRGTPALIAAAVQTARVLGHPGPTAFLVGDVGLGKGSRRLYHCLTEELPRSHFDTLTLHYLQPILHWHEKLQGVLRNLHQQPRLIADAGFMYAAKMSGMSSLYDLFTPDVGELAFLADEQAPHPFYTRGFILHDENRVPDLIARAYAHGNAARHLIVKGRRDYLAQGGGIIATVDDPVEEALEAMGGTGDTLTGIVSALIDAAVPMEKAAVIAMKANRLAGSLTRPTPATQIAEFIEHIPAAVGQALMEVRK from the coding sequence GTGCTCGGAATAGCGGGAACGGTGCCGGAAGAAGACTTTCCCCTCGTCAGGGGAGAGGCGCTTCTCAACGGCGATACGATCACCCTGTGCGGCAGAACGGTCCACGTCAACCGGGGAACACCCGCTCTAATAGCCGCGGCCGTTCAGACGGCCCGCGTGCTGGGACACCCGGGTCCGACCGCTTTTCTTGTCGGTGACGTCGGCCTGGGAAAGGGAAGCAGGAGACTTTATCACTGTCTGACGGAAGAACTGCCGCGATCGCACTTTGACACCCTGACCCTTCATTACCTCCAGCCCATTCTTCACTGGCATGAAAAGTTACAAGGCGTACTCAGGAACCTGCATCAACAACCACGGCTTATCGCCGATGCCGGCTTCATGTATGCGGCAAAGATGAGCGGCATGTCCTCGCTGTACGACCTCTTCACCCCCGATGTGGGAGAGCTCGCCTTTCTCGCCGACGAGCAGGCGCCTCACCCCTTTTACACCAGGGGCTTCATCCTCCATGACGAGAACCGTGTACCCGACCTCATAGCCAGGGCGTACGCGCACGGAAACGCTGCCCGCCACCTGATCGTCAAGGGAAGGCGGGACTATCTCGCACAGGGCGGCGGTATCATCGCCACGGTCGACGATCCCGTGGAGGAGGCTCTGGAAGCCATGGGGGGCACCGGCGATACCCTGACGGGGATTGTATCTGCGCTGATAGACGCCGCCGTTCCGATGGAAAAAGCGGCGGTTATCGCCATGAAGGCGAACCGTCTCGCCGGTTCCCTCACGCGGCCCACACCGGCCACACAGATCGCCGAGTTCATTGAACACATACCCGCCGCGGTGGGTCAGGCCCTGATGGAAGTAAGGAAATGA